A window from Staphylococcus succinus encodes these proteins:
- a CDS encoding AraC family transcriptional regulator, with amino-acid sequence MSFTGDFNVKLDSISLPNENEYIAWHKISDGHFGNELHYHDHYEIFFSLSGNMLYTIEGRQYQLDVGSMLIIAPYEFHQLNEQMDGHAERIGLRFDRKLLASLSNSNCQLAACFNTQNNDFKSKLQFKESEKRELYYLLQGLIDEQDHQRFGKKLAEQSLLTQFFIILNRVFLENTSITVIDDPESQLVRQVLDYMELHYAEPISLEELEKKFYVSRHKITQHFSKLVGYPPYRYLIQKRLQSAQCMLKNGESPQQVAVLCGFSDYSNFYRRFKTTYGCSPRDYYKQHLI; translated from the coding sequence TTGTCATTCACAGGGGATTTTAATGTTAAATTAGATTCTATTTCTTTACCTAATGAAAATGAATATATTGCGTGGCATAAGATTAGTGATGGTCATTTTGGTAATGAATTACATTATCATGATCATTATGAAATATTCTTTTCATTATCTGGAAATATGCTTTACACAATAGAAGGAAGACAATACCAATTAGATGTCGGTTCAATGTTGATAATTGCACCCTATGAGTTTCATCAATTAAATGAACAAATGGATGGACACGCTGAACGTATTGGTTTAAGGTTTGATAGGAAATTATTAGCGTCTTTATCTAATTCAAATTGTCAGCTAGCTGCATGTTTTAATACACAAAATAATGATTTTAAAAGCAAATTACAATTTAAAGAATCAGAGAAACGAGAATTATACTATTTATTACAAGGATTAATTGATGAACAAGATCATCAACGTTTCGGGAAAAAATTAGCCGAGCAATCCTTACTCACCCAGTTTTTTATTATTTTAAACCGAGTGTTTCTTGAAAATACTTCTATAACTGTCATAGATGATCCAGAATCACAACTAGTGAGACAAGTATTAGATTATATGGAGTTACATTACGCTGAACCAATATCGTTAGAAGAACTGGAAAAGAAATTTTATGTGAGCAGACATAAAATCACCCAGCATTTTTCAAAATTAGTAGGATATCCACCTTATCGTTATTTAATACAGAAGAGGTTACAAAGTGCACAGTGTATGTTGAAAAATGGAGAAAGTCCTCAACAAGTTGCAGTTCTATGTGGTTTTAGTGATTATTCTAATTTTTATAGACGCTTTAAAACAACATATGGATGCAGTCCTCGGGACTATTATAAACAACATTTAATTTAA
- a CDS encoding sugar phosphate isomerase/epimerase family protein — translation MMRPQIGVQMMMLKQEVAEKGIYNVLRSIDTLGYHAVEVSQIEMTEHNISEMQRAINDFNINIAAMSCGVEDISTTQKYPGDTLQHNFNKIVADCHAVDCTILRIGMLPINYMGSREKTLQFASICEKYAKKLKKEGIDLYYHAHNLEFVRYDDKFMLDIMRDHTEQLGFELDIHWLWRAGLNPIDIIPHYKNRIRAIHLKDYRIGEIDMTQYPGEGQEKIYYMLHMITQFAELGQGTLPLKDIITSALNNGSEYFFVEQDELYGSDPYNCLTVSRDYLITSGYKSWF, via the coding sequence ATGATGCGACCACAAATAGGTGTACAAATGATGATGCTCAAACAAGAAGTAGCAGAAAAAGGTATTTATAACGTTTTGAGAAGTATTGATACATTAGGTTATCATGCCGTAGAAGTTTCACAAATAGAAATGACAGAACACAATATATCTGAAATGCAAAGAGCAATTAATGACTTTAACATTAATATTGCGGCGATGTCCTGTGGTGTTGAAGATATATCAACAACTCAAAAATACCCAGGCGATACTTTACAACATAACTTTAATAAGATTGTTGCAGATTGTCATGCTGTTGATTGTACAATATTAAGAATAGGCATGTTACCTATTAATTATATGGGATCAAGAGAAAAAACATTACAATTTGCTAGCATTTGCGAAAAGTATGCTAAAAAGTTAAAAAAAGAAGGCATTGATTTATATTATCATGCCCATAACTTAGAATTTGTACGCTACGATGATAAATTTATGCTTGATATTATGCGTGATCATACAGAACAACTTGGTTTTGAATTAGATATTCATTGGCTATGGAGAGCTGGATTAAATCCAATAGATATTATTCCTCATTATAAGAACCGTATTCGCGCGATTCATTTAAAAGATTATCGCATCGGTGAAATTGACATGACGCAATATCCAGGAGAAGGGCAAGAAAAAATATATTATATGTTACATATGATTACACAATTTGCAGAATTGGGCCAAGGCACTTTACCCTTAAAAGATATTATCACATCAGCGTTAAACAACGGAAGCGAATATTTCTTTGTAGAACAAGATGAGCTATACGGATCTGACCCTTATAACTGTTTAACAGTTAGTCGCGATTATTTAATAACATCAGGCTATAAATCATGGTTTTAG
- a CDS encoding sugar phosphate isomerase/epimerase family protein — protein sequence MLKNIEISGFSDEISSDFDVQLATVHKLGMRYISLRGIDGYNISQFSVTNIKSNVLPKLKKFNIGVSSIGSPIGKIYIDDEEAFKSQLHSLKNLCEIAKVLECNYIRIFSFYIPETANFDDYQAEVIAKLKQFSNIAKMYDITLLHENEKEIYGDIARRCNTILTEVGSPHFKAIFDFANFVQCGENTQACYDLLADHIKYIHIKDAVYENNANVVCGKGNGQIKSILQQAIDQGYTGFLTLEPHLVVFDSIKDLEIKHSTDTIQNVVNDGAEGYKMQYDALLEILADIETKENAE from the coding sequence ATGTTAAAAAATATCGAAATATCTGGATTTTCAGATGAAATATCATCTGATTTTGACGTACAACTAGCTACAGTTCATAAATTAGGGATGCGTTATATCTCTCTTAGAGGTATAGACGGTTACAATATCAGTCAATTTTCGGTAACTAACATTAAAAGCAATGTATTACCCAAATTAAAAAAATTCAATATTGGCGTATCCTCCATTGGATCGCCAATTGGTAAAATTTACATTGATGATGAAGAAGCATTTAAATCTCAATTACACAGCTTAAAAAACTTATGTGAAATAGCAAAAGTATTAGAATGTAACTATATACGCATCTTTAGTTTCTATATTCCAGAGACTGCTAATTTTGATGATTATCAAGCCGAGGTAATTGCCAAACTCAAACAATTTTCAAACATTGCAAAAATGTACGATATTACGCTACTTCACGAAAATGAAAAAGAAATATATGGTGATATCGCAAGGCGTTGCAATACGATACTTACTGAAGTCGGATCGCCACATTTCAAAGCTATTTTTGATTTTGCAAACTTTGTACAATGTGGTGAAAATACTCAAGCTTGTTATGATTTGTTGGCTGACCATATTAAATATATTCATATTAAAGACGCTGTATACGAGAATAATGCCAATGTTGTTTGTGGGAAAGGCAACGGGCAAATTAAATCAATATTACAACAGGCAATAGACCAAGGATATACCGGCTTCTTAACACTTGAGCCACATCTTGTTGTATTTGATTCCATTAAAGATTTAGAAATTAAGCATTCCACTGACACAATACAAAATGTTGTTAACGATGGGGCTGAAGGTTACAAGATGCAATATGATGCACTATTGGAAATTTTAGCTGATATTGAAACAAAGGAGAATGCGGAATGA
- a CDS encoding Gfo/Idh/MocA family protein, translated as MNNVRIGIIGFGAQGSTYAGFISEGKVKNLTIGAICDTDPEKKLICKASYPDIPFYDDYLEMLESGNVDAIVTTVPHLLHTEIGKVALSKNIHTLLEKPADIYASKVREINTIADTKPDVTFAIFFNQRTNPLYQKLKSLIDSGEIGEIRRTNWIITTWWRPQAYYNQSSWRATWTEEAGGVLVNQAPHQIDLLQWICGLPKKVFANIKYGYQRDIAVDDDVTTILDYGNGATGVFITCTHDIIGTDRLEITGDKGKILVEDSKKMTITRLKQSETSINHTMTWAEASEIFKGNELQDIYDQEVIEFESVWGEQHINVLENFAANIIDGTPLIASGRDGINGVSLVNAIYLSSWLGEEVSLPVDSNLFYKLLQDKMNLEE; from the coding sequence ATGAATAATGTACGGATTGGAATTATAGGCTTTGGCGCACAAGGTAGTACTTATGCTGGGTTTATTAGTGAAGGTAAAGTGAAAAATTTAACTATTGGTGCTATCTGTGATACTGATCCAGAGAAGAAATTAATTTGTAAAGCATCATATCCTGATATACCATTTTATGATGATTATCTAGAGATGTTGGAGAGTGGCAATGTCGATGCTATTGTAACAACTGTACCGCATCTATTGCATACAGAAATAGGTAAAGTTGCGTTATCAAAAAATATTCATACTTTATTGGAAAAACCGGCAGATATCTACGCAAGTAAAGTGAGAGAAATTAATACAATCGCTGATACCAAACCAGATGTAACATTTGCAATTTTCTTTAACCAAAGGACAAACCCTTTATATCAAAAACTTAAATCACTCATTGACTCAGGTGAAATAGGTGAGATAAGACGTACAAACTGGATTATAACAACTTGGTGGCGCCCTCAAGCTTATTATAACCAAAGTTCTTGGCGTGCAACTTGGACAGAAGAAGCAGGTGGCGTATTAGTAAATCAAGCACCTCATCAAATTGACCTTTTACAATGGATATGTGGATTGCCTAAAAAAGTATTTGCTAATATTAAATACGGTTATCAAAGAGATATAGCAGTCGATGACGATGTTACAACAATTTTAGATTATGGTAATGGGGCTACTGGTGTGTTTATTACTTGCACACACGATATTATTGGTACCGATCGCTTAGAAATAACTGGAGATAAAGGGAAAATTTTAGTTGAAGACAGTAAAAAAATGACAATTACACGCTTAAAACAATCTGAAACTTCTATAAATCATACAATGACGTGGGCTGAAGCTTCTGAAATTTTTAAAGGCAATGAACTTCAAGATATTTATGATCAAGAAGTCATCGAATTTGAAAGTGTTTGGGGTGAACAACATATCAATGTGTTAGAAAATTTTGCTGCCAACATCATAGATGGCACTCCTCTAATCGCCTCTGGTAGGGATGGTATTAATGGAGTTAGCCTTGTAAATGCAATCTATCTATCCAGTTGGCTGGGGGAAGAAGTATCATTACCTGTCGACTCAAATTTATTTTATAAATTATTACAAGATAAAATGAATTTAGAAGAATAA
- a CDS encoding Gfo/Idh/MocA family protein: MLNIGIIGLGDISSIHIQAINQNPKAQLVAICDNNPLLNHSVKHSRFYTNIDDMLEAESLDCVHVCLPHYLHAYATKKCVEKGVHVLQEKPLALNTQEGRELVALEQRYPNVKIGVCFQNRYNDTLIELKKIVESGIYGRPIGIKGVVTWYRPESYYISKPWRGVMKTAGGGVMINQSIHTLDLMQYLCGDIISIKGSITQLLDYNVEVEDTASAQIKFENGTHGLYFATNAGIGNSSVELQVIFKNEKFTIKDNILTRLNNQGDKIPILEDIKATGTKSYYGPSHAKLINHFYHCILTDSSHYIHAKDALTSIAMVDTIAQSSQLEQSLPFVI; the protein is encoded by the coding sequence ATGTTGAACATTGGTATCATTGGATTAGGAGATATATCCTCGATTCATATTCAAGCGATTAACCAAAATCCTAAAGCACAATTAGTTGCAATATGCGATAACAATCCGTTATTAAATCATTCAGTTAAACATTCTCGTTTTTACACAAATATTGACGATATGCTTGAAGCTGAATCACTAGATTGCGTACATGTTTGCTTACCACATTACCTACACGCTTACGCTACTAAGAAGTGCGTAGAAAAAGGGGTACATGTACTTCAAGAAAAACCACTCGCTCTAAATACCCAAGAAGGACGTGAATTAGTAGCATTGGAACAACGATACCCCAATGTAAAAATTGGTGTTTGTTTTCAAAATCGCTATAATGATACATTGATTGAATTAAAGAAAATAGTTGAAAGTGGTATATATGGACGTCCCATAGGTATAAAGGGCGTAGTAACTTGGTATAGACCTGAATCTTACTATATTAGCAAACCATGGAGAGGCGTTATGAAAACAGCTGGTGGAGGCGTTATGATAAACCAATCTATCCATACACTCGACTTGATGCAGTATCTTTGCGGCGATATCATTTCGATTAAAGGAAGTATTACTCAGCTATTAGATTACAATGTTGAAGTTGAAGACACAGCTTCTGCACAAATCAAATTTGAAAATGGGACCCATGGTTTATATTTTGCAACGAATGCAGGTATTGGTAATTCAAGTGTCGAACTGCAAGTTATATTTAAAAATGAAAAATTTACTATTAAAGATAATATACTTACACGTTTAAATAATCAGGGAGATAAAATACCTATCTTAGAAGATATTAAAGCAACTGGAACTAAATCCTATTATGGTCCAAGCCATGCCAAACTCATAAATCATTTTTACCATTGCATACTGACTGATTCTAGTCATTATATTCATGCAAAGGATGCATTAACTTCTATAGCAATGGTTGATACTATTGCGCAATCATCCCAGTTAGAACAGTCTCTTCCATTTGTTATTTAA
- a CDS encoding dihydrofolate reductase family protein, with the protein MNSTNKVILDLAVTLDGYIEGPNGEVDWCIMEPEMDFIGFLNQVDAIIYGRKSYDLWGTYTPDTHDISNGDSVMWKHIHSKDKYVFTHQSLANDKNTQFLNGDIIKSVNKIKQSHDKDIWLYGGSSIITAFINHNLIDEYRLSIHPTILGDGKPLFENIDHRFNIALHHTHTYKSGVVQLIYRKMTE; encoded by the coding sequence ATGAACTCTACTAACAAAGTAATTTTGGATCTTGCTGTAACGTTAGATGGCTATATTGAAGGACCAAACGGTGAAGTAGATTGGTGTATCATGGAACCAGAGATGGATTTTATAGGTTTTTTAAATCAAGTTGATGCAATTATATATGGCAGAAAAAGCTATGACTTGTGGGGGACATATACACCTGATACTCACGATATTTCAAATGGAGATAGTGTAATGTGGAAACACATTCATAGTAAAGATAAATATGTATTTACACATCAGTCTTTAGCAAATGACAAAAACACACAATTTTTAAATGGAGACATCATCAAGTCAGTAAATAAAATCAAACAGTCTCACGATAAAGATATTTGGTTATATGGTGGATCAAGTATTATTACTGCTTTTATTAATCATAATCTTATTGATGAATATCGCTTATCTATACACCCAACAATCTTAGGTGACGGAAAACCTTTATTCGAAAATATAGATCATCGTTTTAATATCGCTTTACACCATACACATACTTATAAAAGTGGTGTGGTTCAACTCATTTATCGAAAAATGACAGAATAA
- a CDS encoding ATP-binding cassette domain-containing protein, producing MNVAVETENISKSLGTNLIINKLSFNIPEHSITLIKGKNGVGKSLTLKMIANLMAPNNGKISVHHSLSYAPDMFPQNIKLTVQAFLSYMNKLNANNNNNNNIDKMSFYLDLLNLTHFQNKPLHQLSKGSLQKVNIIQCLLTDAKIIILDEPFSGLDYDSEKRLIDHLKVLSKTKTIILTAHDHNIENSTVTHTLNLDDHSFNRITTTEALKLITIPNHKSLHPDIQNLIQSVNSDENNRLMIKVYQSQSNTVIQKLINDNFDIIEVKDI from the coding sequence GTGAATGTTGCTGTAGAAACTGAAAATATTTCAAAAAGCCTAGGTACTAACTTAATAATTAATAAACTTTCATTTAACATACCTGAGCATTCAATTACTTTAATAAAGGGAAAAAATGGTGTAGGGAAAAGTTTAACATTGAAAATGATCGCAAACTTAATGGCACCAAATAATGGTAAGATTTCTGTTCATCATTCACTGAGTTATGCCCCTGATATGTTTCCCCAAAACATTAAGCTAACAGTTCAAGCATTTCTCAGTTATATGAATAAATTAAACGCCAATAATAATAATAATAATAATATTGATAAAATGAGTTTTTATTTAGACTTATTAAATTTAACGCATTTCCAAAACAAACCATTACACCAGCTGTCAAAAGGATCATTACAAAAAGTGAATATTATACAATGCTTGTTAACAGATGCTAAGATCATCATTTTAGACGAACCATTTTCTGGGTTAGATTACGATTCTGAAAAACGCTTGATAGATCATTTGAAAGTGTTGTCAAAGACTAAAACAATTATTTTAACAGCACATGATCATAATATTGAAAATTCAACTGTTACACATACACTAAATTTAGATGATCATTCATTTAATAGGATTACAACGACGGAAGCCTTAAAGTTAATAACTATTCCTAATCATAAATCATTGCATCCAGACATACAGAATTTAATACAGAGTGTTAATAGTGATGAAAATAATAGATTAATGATTAAAGTTTATCAATCTCAAAGTAACACTGTAATTCAAAAATTAATAAACGATAATTTTGATATTATCGAAGTAAAGGACATATAA
- a CDS encoding VOC family protein, whose amino-acid sequence MNGLRSVTTGTNDLEKTKNLFKDVLGLNVANKGQALRFGDADLSSGTRLHFVEIPNYTNTNNHIENIGLRVPSDEGLDEYKSILDQHQIEHGSITDLNGHKYFDFTDQNDQYFNIYSNEHNIGAPLGMPSLESTVNPLHQIQGLGPVLLKVNELLLTQSILSKVFDLTLFAEYSPNADANYKVQVFRIGEGGLGGELHIYATEEPIKMPEHGIVEQIEFATESKAQFQNAIQQLEVIGIAYQTLDQDGEKSLRITEHSGLTFILTLENNE is encoded by the coding sequence ATGAATGGTCTAAGAAGTGTTACCACAGGGACAAATGATTTAGAAAAAACTAAAAATTTATTTAAAGATGTATTAGGACTCAATGTAGCAAACAAGGGACAAGCGCTACGTTTTGGAGATGCTGACTTAAGCTCTGGTACACGTTTACATTTTGTAGAAATTCCTAACTATACAAATACTAATAACCACATTGAAAATATTGGCTTACGCGTACCAAGTGATGAAGGATTGGATGAGTACAAGTCTATTTTAGATCAACATCAAATTGAGCATGGATCTATAACAGATTTAAATGGCCATAAATATTTTGATTTTACCGATCAAAATGATCAATATTTCAACATTTATTCTAATGAGCATAATATTGGAGCCCCATTAGGTATGCCTTCGCTGGAAAGTACTGTTAACCCACTTCACCAAATTCAAGGTTTAGGTCCAGTTTTACTTAAAGTAAACGAGCTTTTATTAACTCAATCCATATTAAGTAAAGTTTTTGATCTCACACTTTTTGCAGAATATTCGCCAAATGCAGATGCAAACTATAAAGTTCAAGTATTTCGTATAGGCGAGGGTGGACTTGGTGGAGAATTGCATATTTATGCCACTGAAGAACCCATAAAAATGCCGGAACATGGTATTGTTGAACAAATTGAGTTTGCTACTGAATCTAAAGCGCAATTCCAAAACGCAATACAACAACTTGAAGTTATCGGGATTGCTTATCAAACTTTAGACCAAGATGGTGAAAAATCATTACGTATCACTGAACATAGTGGTCTTACATTTATATTAACCTTAGAAAACAATGAGTAA
- a CDS encoding DUF6501 family protein, whose translation MLHETWKTNTPVKKVEVVHTDAKKFKVSDMLTVGKQYDVINETEEYYQIIDNSGLVGGYYKEYFKEV comes from the coding sequence ATGTTACATGAAACATGGAAGACAAATACACCCGTAAAGAAAGTAGAAGTAGTACACACAGATGCTAAAAAATTCAAAGTATCTGATATGCTAACGGTTGGAAAACAATATGATGTGATTAATGAGACAGAAGAATATTATCAGATTATCGATAATTCTGGCCTTGTTGGTGGCTATTACAAAGAATATTTTAAAGAAGTATAA